From the genome of Sulfitobacter sp. DSM 110093, one region includes:
- the serB gene encoding phosphoserine phosphatase SerB — MFTAILLTSPSNPTLDPALVESLRNAWGGGDALWLAPDEAAEFSLAQMPENRWDVWESCQSMGVDLVIVPSKGRRKKMLLADMDSTMIQQECIDELAEEAGVGAHVKEITARAMNGELDFDGALRERVGLLKGLEAAVIDKVLAERITLMPGGGALVGTMKANGGYAALVSGGFTAFTAKVAEMLGFDENRANTLLVDGAALTGDVGMPILGREAKVAALEEITAKLEITEDQVVAVGDGANDLGMLARAGMGVALHAKPSVAAECDIRINFGDLTALLFVQGYARTEFAG; from the coding sequence ATGTTCACGGCAATCTTGTTGACCTCCCCCTCCAACCCCACCCTTGATCCGGCGCTGGTCGAAAGCCTGCGCAACGCTTGGGGCGGGGGTGACGCGCTCTGGCTGGCCCCGGATGAGGCGGCGGAATTCTCGCTGGCCCAGATGCCGGAAAACCGTTGGGACGTTTGGGAAAGCTGCCAGTCCATGGGCGTCGATCTGGTGATCGTGCCCAGCAAAGGCCGCCGCAAGAAGATGCTGCTGGCCGATATGGACAGCACGATGATCCAGCAAGAATGCATCGACGAATTGGCCGAGGAAGCGGGCGTTGGCGCGCATGTGAAAGAGATCACCGCCCGCGCCATGAACGGTGAGTTGGATTTCGACGGCGCGCTGCGCGAACGTGTCGGTCTGCTGAAAGGGCTGGAAGCCGCTGTCATCGACAAGGTCTTGGCTGAGCGGATCACCCTGATGCCCGGCGGCGGTGCCTTGGTGGGCACGATGAAGGCCAACGGCGGCTATGCCGCGCTGGTTTCGGGCGGGTTCACCGCCTTTACCGCCAAAGTGGCCGAGATGCTGGGCTTTGATGAGAACCGCGCCAATACGCTGCTGGTCGATGGGGCCGCGCTGACCGGCGATGTGGGTATGCCAATCTTGGGCCGCGAGGCCAAGGTCGCTGCGCTGGAAGAGATCACCGCGAAGCTGGAGATCACCGAAGATCAGGTCGTCGCTGTGGGCGATGGGGCTAATGATCTGGGCATGTTGGCGCGGGCTGGCATGGGCGTGGCGCTGCATGCAAAGCCCTCTGTCGCGGCGGAATGCGACATCCGCATCAATTTTGGCGATTTGACCGCGCTGCTGTTCGTGCAGGGCTATGCGCGCACCGAATTCGCAGGCTGA
- a CDS encoding phosphoserine transaminase, with translation MAITQPASRPGTKPVAVPANPRFSSGPCAKIPTFDLTKLGDAPLGRSHRAAPGKAKLLEAIETTRDVLGVPADYRIGIVPASDTGAFEMAMWSLLGERPAEMVAWESFGAGWVTDVVKQLKIEAQVHTAEYGEIVDMAALNYDNDVCFTWNGTTSGVRMPNGDAIPADRAGLTLCDATSAAFAMDLPWDKLDVTTFSWQKVLGGEAAHGMLILSPRAVERLENYTPAWPLPKIFRLTKGGKLNEGIFKGETINTPSMLCVEDYLQALDWAKSVGGLKGLIARADANTAAIAEFVKTHDWIDFLATDPATRSNTSVCLKFTDDRIQDGAAFAKAIAKRLADEGAALDVGAYRDAPPGLRIWCGGTVETADIEAMLPWLEWAFEAEINA, from the coding sequence ATGGCTATTACACAACCGGCATCGCGCCCGGGCACGAAACCTGTTGCCGTACCGGCAAACCCGCGTTTCTCTTCCGGCCCCTGCGCCAAAATCCCCACATTCGATCTGACCAAGCTTGGCGATGCACCGCTGGGCCGCAGCCACCGTGCCGCGCCCGGTAAGGCGAAACTGCTCGAAGCGATCGAGACCACCCGCGACGTGCTGGGCGTGCCTGCGGATTACCGCATCGGCATCGTGCCCGCCTCCGACACCGGCGCATTCGAGATGGCCATGTGGTCGCTCTTGGGCGAACGCCCGGCTGAGATGGTGGCATGGGAATCCTTCGGCGCGGGCTGGGTCACCGATGTGGTCAAACAGCTAAAAATCGAAGCGCAGGTTCACACCGCCGAATACGGCGAGATCGTCGACATGGCCGCGCTGAACTATGACAACGACGTCTGCTTCACTTGGAACGGCACCACTTCCGGCGTGCGGATGCCGAACGGCGACGCGATCCCCGCTGACCGCGCGGGTCTGACGCTTTGCGATGCCACCTCCGCGGCCTTCGCGATGGACCTGCCGTGGGACAAGCTAGATGTGACGACCTTCTCTTGGCAGAAAGTGCTGGGCGGCGAAGCGGCGCACGGCATGCTGATCCTCTCCCCTCGTGCGGTTGAGCGGCTTGAGAATTATACCCCCGCATGGCCCCTGCCAAAAATCTTCCGCCTGACCAAAGGCGGCAAGCTGAATGAGGGCATCTTCAAGGGCGAAACGATCAACACGCCTTCGATGCTCTGCGTCGAAGACTACTTGCAGGCGCTTGATTGGGCGAAATCCGTGGGCGGCCTTAAAGGGCTGATCGCACGGGCCGATGCCAATACAGCCGCCATAGCCGAGTTCGTCAAAACCCATGACTGGATTGATTTCCTCGCCACCGATCCGGCGACACGGTCCAACACCTCGGTCTGCCTCAAGTTCACCGACGACCGCATTCAAGACGGTGCCGCCTTCGCCAAAGCGATCGCCAAACGGCTCGCTGACGAAGGCGCGGCTCTTGACGTCGGCGCCTACCGCGATGCCCCTCCGGGCCTGCGCATCTGGTGCGGCGGCACGGTTGAGACGGCGGATATCGAAGCGATGCTGCCGTGGCTCGAATGGGCCTTTGAAGCCGAAATTAACGCCTGA
- the serA gene encoding phosphoglycerate dehydrogenase, with amino-acid sequence MAPKVLISDSLSEAAVQIFRDRGIDVDFQPQLGKDKDKLAEIIGNYDGLAIRSATKVTEKILAAAPNLKVIGRAGIGTDNIDKEAASKQGVIVMNTPFGNMITTAEHAIAMMFAVARQIPEASASTHAGKWEKSKFMGVELTGKTLGVIGAGNIGGIVCDRARGLKMKVVAYDPFLGEEKAEKMGVEKVELDELLTRADFITLHVPFTEQTANILSRENLEKTKPGVRIINCARGGLVDEEALADLLKSGHVAGAGFDVFAEEPAKENPLFNLPNVVCTPHLGAATTEAQENVALQVAEQMSDYLLTGAVTNALNMPSVTAEEAKVMGPWVKLAGHLGAFIGQMTDEPIKAINILYDGSVGQMNLKALNCGVVAGIMKRANPDVNMVSAPVVAREKGIQISTTNQDKSGVFDGYVKVTVVTEKRERSIAGTVFSDGKPRFIQIKGITIDAEIGEHMLYTTNEDVPGIIGTLGQTMGENGVNIANFTLGRHAAKGEAIALLYVDDQVPETVIGKLRDTGMFRQIKPLQFEVA; translated from the coding sequence ATGGCTCCCAAAGTACTCATCTCCGACAGCCTGTCGGAAGCCGCCGTTCAAATCTTCCGCGACCGTGGCATCGACGTCGATTTCCAGCCCCAACTGGGCAAGGACAAAGACAAACTAGCCGAAATCATCGGCAACTATGACGGCCTTGCGATCCGCTCCGCCACCAAGGTGACCGAAAAGATTCTTGCCGCTGCGCCAAACCTCAAGGTCATTGGCCGCGCGGGCATCGGGACCGACAACATCGACAAGGAAGCGGCCTCCAAACAGGGCGTGATCGTGATGAACACGCCCTTCGGCAACATGATCACCACTGCCGAACATGCCATCGCGATGATGTTCGCCGTGGCGCGTCAGATCCCCGAAGCGTCGGCCTCCACCCACGCGGGCAAATGGGAAAAGTCTAAGTTCATGGGCGTTGAGCTCACCGGCAAAACGCTGGGCGTCATCGGCGCGGGCAACATTGGCGGCATCGTTTGCGACCGCGCGCGGGGCCTCAAGATGAAAGTCGTGGCCTATGACCCCTTCTTGGGCGAAGAAAAGGCCGAGAAGATGGGCGTCGAAAAGGTCGAGCTGGACGAGCTGCTGACCCGCGCCGATTTCATCACCCTCCACGTCCCCTTCACCGAGCAGACGGCGAATATCCTCAGCCGCGAGAACCTTGAAAAAACCAAGCCCGGCGTGCGCATCATCAACTGTGCCCGCGGCGGTCTGGTTGACGAAGAAGCGCTGGCCGACCTGTTGAAATCCGGCCATGTCGCCGGCGCGGGTTTCGATGTCTTCGCCGAGGAACCAGCCAAGGAGAACCCGCTGTTCAACCTGCCCAACGTGGTCTGCACGCCGCACCTTGGTGCCGCGACCACCGAAGCGCAGGAAAACGTGGCGCTGCAAGTGGCCGAGCAGATGTCGGACTACCTGCTGACCGGTGCCGTGACCAACGCGCTCAACATGCCATCGGTCACCGCCGAAGAAGCCAAGGTCATGGGCCCATGGGTCAAACTGGCTGGTCACCTCGGCGCGTTCATCGGTCAGATGACCGACGAGCCGATCAAAGCGATTAACATCCTCTATGACGGCTCCGTCGGCCAGATGAACCTCAAGGCGCTGAACTGTGGCGTCGTGGCGGGCATCATGAAACGCGCCAACCCGGATGTGAACATGGTTTCCGCCCCCGTGGTCGCCCGCGAAAAGGGCATCCAGATCAGCACCACCAACCAAGACAAATCCGGCGTCTTCGACGGCTATGTCAAAGTGACCGTGGTGACCGAAAAGCGTGAACGCTCCATTGCGGGCACCGTCTTCTCGGACGGCAAACCGCGCTTTATCCAGATCAAAGGCATCACCATCGACGCCGAGATCGGCGAGCACATGCTTTACACCACGAACGAAGACGTGCCGGGCATTATCGGCACGCTGGGCCAGACCATGGGCGAGAACGGCGTGAACATTGCCAACTTCACCTTGGGCCGTCACGCGGCCAAGGGCGAAGCGATTGCCCTGCTTTATGTCGATGATCAGGTGCCAGAAACCGTGATCGGCAAGCTGCGCGACACTGGCATGTTCCGCCAGATCAAGCCGCTGCAATTCGAAGTCGCTTGA
- a CDS encoding metallophosphoesterase family protein, producing MPSPIYAIGDIHGYAAELERVLTLIEEDGGPDARIVFLGDYTDRGPDSKAVIERLAQGKAEGRNWTFLMGNHDRMFSWFMEDFPRHDPLLLVELNWLNPRLGGDTTLGSYGVPVNGRDRMSDVHAKAREAVPQTHIEFLKTLDLCHQTPDIFFAHAGIRPGVPLDDQAENDLLWIRKEFHESTTAHPKLIVHGHTPVDSATHYGNRVNLDTGAGYGKPLCAAVFDGNEAWVLTQQGRNRLRP from the coding sequence ATGCCCAGCCCCATCTATGCCATCGGAGATATCCACGGTTACGCCGCCGAGCTTGAGCGCGTGCTAACCTTGATCGAAGAAGACGGCGGGCCAGACGCGCGCATCGTCTTCCTTGGCGATTACACCGACCGTGGCCCCGACAGCAAAGCGGTGATCGAACGGCTGGCGCAGGGCAAGGCCGAGGGGCGCAACTGGACCTTCCTCATGGGCAATCATGACCGCATGTTCAGCTGGTTCATGGAGGATTTCCCGCGCCATGATCCGCTTTTGCTGGTCGAACTGAATTGGCTGAACCCACGCTTGGGCGGCGACACGACGCTTGGCTCTTACGGTGTGCCCGTCAACGGACGCGACCGGATGTCAGACGTTCATGCAAAGGCCCGCGAAGCGGTGCCGCAGACACATATCGAGTTCCTGAAAACCCTCGATCTGTGCCACCAAACGCCGGATATTTTCTTTGCCCACGCAGGCATCCGCCCCGGTGTGCCGCTGGACGATCAGGCCGAAAATGATCTGCTGTGGATCCGCAAAGAGTTTCACGAATCCACCACTGCGCATCCCAAGCTGATCGTGCATGGCCACACCCCCGTGGACAGCGCCACGCATTACGGTAACCGCGTCAACCTCGACACCGGCGCGGGCTATGGAAAACCGCTTTGCGCTGCGGTATTTGACGGGAACGAAGCGTGGGTGCTGACGCAACAAGGGCGCAATCGCCTGCGCCCCTGA